A segment of the Fibrobacter succinogenes subsp. succinogenes S85 genome:
ATTTGAAAGGCGCCAAGCTCCAATATACGATTACGCCTGCCTTGAGTTACGAAGGGCAACGATTCGCATTTTTGGGTGAACTTTCCTTTGTTGATGATAAACGTGCTTATATCCGTGCAGGATTCAAGTGGTAGAATGTATGAAAAAGCCTGAACTTTTAGCACCTGCGGGTGACCTTGTACGAATGAAGTATGCATTTGCCTATGGGGCAGATGCGGTTTATGCCGGGCAACCGGCGTTCTCGTTGCGCGCTCGCGAAAACGGTTTTAAGAATCTTGATGACCTTGCTGAAGGCATTGCGTATGCGCATGAACATGGCAAGAAGTTCTACCTCACGAGTAACGTGATTCCTCGTAACGTGAAGGTGGAATCATTCCAGAAGGCTTTGAATGCTGCGCTTGAACTCAAGCCGGATGCCTTGATTGTCGCAGATCCGGGCTTTGTGGGCTGGCTTTTGAAGGAACATCCAGAAACGGAAGTTCATTTGTCTGTGCAGGCGAATACGACAAACTATCTTGCAGCTTCGTTCTGGAAAAACTTAGGCGTTCGCCGTATCATCTTGAGTCGTGAACTTCGCCTGTCTGAAATTTTAGAGATAAAGAAACAAGTTCCAGACCTTGAACTGGAAGTGTTCGTCCACGGTGCTGTTTGTATGGCCATGTCGGGTCGTTGCATGCTTTCGAACTGGGTGACGCACCGCGATGCAAACCAGGGCGCCTGTGATAACAGCTGCCGTATGCCTTATCGCTTGTATGCGAACTCCGGTCCGCAGGTCGAGGACTATCGCGAACATGAAGGCTCTTTTGCGCTCCAGCGCACCGACCGCCCGGAGCTTGACCCGATTGCGCTCGACGAAGACACGTGGGGTACTTACTTTATGAGTAGTCGTGACCTCTGCGCCCTGGACGTGATTCCAGAACTTGTGGCGGGCGGGCTTGACTCCTTCAAGATTGAA
Coding sequences within it:
- a CDS encoding U32 family peptidase C-terminal domain-containing protein — translated: MKKPELLAPAGDLVRMKYAFAYGADAVYAGQPAFSLRARENGFKNLDDLAEGIAYAHEHGKKFYLTSNVIPRNVKVESFQKALNAALELKPDALIVADPGFVGWLLKEHPETEVHLSVQANTTNYLAASFWKNLGVRRIILSRELRLSEILEIKKQVPDLELEVFVHGAVCMAMSGRCMLSNWVTHRDANQGACDNSCRMPYRLYANSGPQVEDYREHEGSFALQRTDRPELDPIALDEDTWGTYFMSSRDLCALDVIPELVAGGLDSFKIEGRTRSVYYLSQVVRAYRMAIDAVAEGNPVPEESRRAITFVDGRGFMPGFLRGPLPQNYEATHVDAAGGCVAAQIKDFDEATGACLVNVKNPFSMDDTLELMTPDGMQKCEVEEMLDFRGAAADRLNPGTEGRVFLGKNTLNSEKNAKFGFLVKRANS